The region GAAAAAGAAACCACTCTGGGCGGTTTAACCGGCGGTTTGGGTAACTTTGGCGGTTTATTTTAATTTGTAATATTTCAAATAGCAGCGAAATCAAAATCACAATGGAGAAATAACAATGGCAGAGATTTTTGAGCCGTTAACGGTGCTTAGCGAACAATTTAATAAGTTACCCGGGATCGGCAAGAAAACTGCTCAGCGGCTTGCCTACTATATTTTGATGCAGCCGGATGAGTTTGCCCGTGACTTCAGCAGCGCACTTTTAAATGCCAAGGCAAAGGTGCGTTATTGCAAAACTTGTCGGAATATTTGCGCAGGGGAGATATGCCCCATTTGTGAAAATTCTAAAAGGGATCAAAGCACCGTAATGGTGGTGAAAAGCCCCAAAGAATTGATTGCGATGGAGAAAACAATGGAGTACCAAGGTGTTTACCATGTGCTTCACGGACTCATTTCTCCTATGGATGGTGTTTCTCCTGATGATTTAACTGTGAAAGAACTTCTTTCCAGAATTTCAGAAGGTCATATTGAAGAAGTGATTTTAACGCTATCCCCCACAGTGGAAGGAGATGCCACTTCGATGTATCTTGCCAAGCTGTTAAAGCCGCTTGGTATCAAGGTGACCCGTATC is a window of Oscillospiraceae bacterium DNA encoding:
- the recR gene encoding recombination protein RecR, with the protein product MAEIFEPLTVLSEQFNKLPGIGKKTAQRLAYYILMQPDEFARDFSSALLNAKAKVRYCKTCRNICAGEICPICENSKRDQSTVMVVKSPKELIAMEKTMEYQGVYHVLHGLISPMDGVSPDDLTVKELLSRISEGHIEEVILTLSPTVEGDATSMYLAKLLKPLGIKVTRIAQGLPMGSDIEYADEATLLMAWKERKEL